In Oryza glaberrima chromosome 8, OglaRS2, whole genome shotgun sequence, the following are encoded in one genomic region:
- the LOC127781497 gene encoding (E)-beta-caryophyllene synthase-like encodes MATSVPSVLLLPVPTCTDMLVSPVEGGDLLHCKPHFDHHPNVWGDYFLTFSPCTPSMLLNMKRKAHVSEEQVRRMILECSSGPNLHVKLELIDTLERLCIDYHYEKEIENVLRRVHEEEDDTDNHYDLHTTALRFYLLRKHGYYASPDVFQRFRDEEGNFTCDDNNNGTRSMLSLYNAAHLRIHGEEILDDAIVFTRNYLQSVVKHLQSPMADEVCSALRTPLFRRPRRVEARHYISVYDKLPTRNETILEFAKLDFGILQSLYCEELNILTMWWKELQLQDHLSFARDRMVEMHFWMLGVLFEPQYSYGRTMLTKLFIFVSIFDDIYDNYSTLEESKLFTEAIERWDEEAAEELPGYMKFFYKKVLTTMKSIETDLKLQGNKHVDYVKNLLIDATRCYYNEVKWRSEGADQAAATVEEHLKISVPSSCCMHVPVYAFVAMGNDVTTDDAINWGMAYPKIITSSCIVGRLVNDIASHEREQGSSSSSSTVEACMREHGGITKEEAYAKLRELVEESWMDIAGECLRPAAAQPPPLLEAVVNATRVLDFLYKDDQDAYTHPSSLKDTIHSIYILSV; translated from the exons ATGGCAACCTCTGTTCCGagtgtactactactacctgtGCCTACCTGCACTGATATGCTAGTCTCACCAGTAGAAGGAGGAGATCTGCTGCACTGTAAACCCCACTTTGATCACCATCCTAATGTCTGGGGCGATTACTTTCTTACCTTCTCACCCTGCACTCCATCAATG ctTCTGAATATGAAGAGAAAAGCTCATGTTTCCGAGGAACAAGTGAGAAGGATGATACTTGAGTGTTCTTCTGGCCCCAATTTGCACGTAAAACTTGAGCTCATCGACACCTTAGAACGTCTTTGCATTGACTACCACTACGAGAAGGAGATTGAAAATGTGTTGCGCCGGGTTcatgaggaagaagacgatACCGACAATCACTATGACCTCCACACTACAGCTCTCCGGTTCTATCTGCTCAGGAAGCATGGATACTATGCCTCTCCAG ATGTGTTCCAGAGGTTCAGGGACGAGGAAGGAAATTTCACATGCGATGATAACAATAACGGCACAAGAAGCATGCTGAGCTTGTACAATGCTGCCCATCTCAGGATTCATGGGGAGGAGATACTCGACGATGCTATCGTCTTCACTAGGAACTATTTGCAGTCTGTGGTAAAACATCTGCAGTCGCCAATGGCGGACGAGGTGTGCAGTGCACTTAGGACCCCTCTTTTCAGGAGGCCAAGaagagttgaagcaaggcactACATCTCAGTTTACGACAAGTTGCCCACACGAAATGAGACCATTTTGGAGTTCGCCAAGCTCGACTTTGGGATCTTGCAATCTCTGTATTGCGAGGAGCTCAATATCCTCACCAT GTGGTGGAAAGAGCTTCAACTCCAGGATCATCTAAGCTTTGCGCGAGATAGGATGGTGGAGATGCACTTTTGGATGCTTGGAGTTCTCTTCGAGCCTCAGTACTCATATGGGAGAACCATGCTCACTAAATTGTTCATCTTTGTCTCGATTTTCGATGACATCTACGACAACTACAGCACCTTGGAAGAAAGCAAGCTGTTCACAGAAGCAATTGAAAG atGGGATGAGGAAGCCGCTGAAGAACTTCCAGGCTACATGAAGTTCTTCTACAAGAAAGTACTGACCACCATGAAATCCATAGAAACTGATCTTAAACTCCAAGGGAACAAGCATGTCGACTATGTCAAAAACCTA TTAATCGACGCTACGAGATGCTATTACAACGAGGTGAAATGGCGCTCTGAAGGTGCAGATCAGGCAGCTGCTACGGTGGAGGAGCACCTCAAGATTTCAGTGCCAAGCAGCTGCTGCATGCACGTCCCTGTCTACGCCTTCGTCGCCATGGGAAACGATGTCACAACCGATGATGCTATCAACTGGGGCATGGCCTACCCCAAGATCATCACATCTTCCTGCATCGTTGGCCGATTAGTCAATGACATAGCTTCACATGAG AGAGAGCAAgggtcttcgtcgtcgtcgtcgacggtggAAGCCTGCATGAGGGAGCACGGCGGCATCACGAAAGAGGAAGCCTACGCGAAGCTGAGGGAGCTCGTGGAGGAGTCATGGATGGACATCGCCGGGGAGTGtctccggccggcggcggcgcagccgccgccgctgctggaggCCGTCGTCAACGCCACACGCGTGCTGGATTTCCTCTACAAGGACGACCAAGATGCATACACTCATCCAAGTTCGCTCAAGGATACAATACACTCCATCTACATCCTCTCTGTTTAA